Proteins encoded within one genomic window of Humulus lupulus chromosome 1, drHumLupu1.1, whole genome shotgun sequence:
- the LOC133816714 gene encoding uncharacterized protein LOC133816714, translated as MDKSWMNQSRLSDSYAEGVNIFLDFAFKNASHEEKIICPCVKCGLITPVTRTTAFEHLICNGFVEGYTKWVLHGETSSHAAQNVETPSDIHESNYTIDMEGVIHDAVGQNIEGDECEIENDNLQGEGDEPNAKAKEFYDLIKDAEKELYPGCTSFTKLSFVIQLFHIKCMFGWSDKSFGKALDLFKRALPKGETLPNSFYETKKLINMLGLDYEKIDACPKDCMLYRKEHANDTECEVCSTPRSEAKVLRHFPLIPRLQRLFMSSKTSDFMTWHHKKEHTSDGCMRHPRDSPAWITFDHNHKDFAADPRNVRLGLASDGMNPFKTLSVSHSTWPVILIPYNLPPWMCMKQPNFIMSLLIPGPDAPGNNIDVYLKPLIEELKDLWEIGVETFDASTKKNFNMRASLLWTISDFPAYANLSGWSTKGKYACPSCHEDTCYLWLKYSKKHCYMGHRRWLAINDPFRNDEKSFDGTKEKRMAPTPLSGSMILDTLAGYQIKFGKTVVNPPLPYGWKKESIFFELPYWKDNLLRHNLDVMHIEKNVCESLIGTLLSLDAKNKDNLNARLDLKHMGIRSELHPKESESKKTVIPPACFTLSKNEKIVFCQFLKTIKVPDGYAANISRCVDVRQRKIYGLKSHDFHIIKTQLLPLALRGISSSHIRQHLSTLSNYFRMMYSKVARPQDFMQLEQQIPIILCNLEKLFPPSFFDIMVHLVIHLAYEARISGPSVYRCMYPIERYLSKLKSYVRNKSKPEGCIAKGYLADDILLKIHGRCGDEI; from the exons ATGGATAAGAGTTGGATGAATCAATCTAGATTGAGTGATTCATATGCAGAAGGAGTTAATATATTTCTTGATTTTGCATTTAAAAATGCAAGTCATGAAGAAAAAATTATATGTCCTTGTGTAAAGTGTGGTCTTATTACACCTGTTACTCGCACAACTGCATTTGAACATTTGATATGCAATGGATTTGTGGAGGGTTACACTAAATGGGTATTGCACGGAGAAACTTCTTCACATGCTGCGCAGAATGTTGAGACTCCTAGTGATATTCACGAGTCAAATTATACCATTGATATGGAAGGAGTTATACATGATGCAGTTGGACAGAATATTGAAGGCGATGAATGCGAAATTGAAAATGATAATCTTCAAGGCGAAGGCGATGAACCAAATGCAAAAGCAAAAGAATTTTATGATTTGATAAAAGATGCAGAGAAAGAACTTTACCCAGGTTGTACTAGTTTTACAAAGCTCTCATTTGTTATTCAATTATTTCATATTAAGTGCATGTTTGGATGGAGTGACAAATCGTTTGGCAAGGCACTTGACTTATTTAAAAGAGCGTTACCAAAAGGTGAAACATTACCCAATTCTTTTTATGAGACCAAAAAATTAATCAACATGCTAGGACTTGATTACGAGAAAATTGATGCCTGTCCGAAAGATTGCATGTTGTATAGAAAAGAACATGCTAATGACACAGAATGTGAAGTATGCTCTACACCAAG GAGTGAAGCTAAAGTCTTGCGCCACTTTCCGTTGATACCAAGGTTACAAAGATTATTTATGTCATCAAAAACATCAGATTTTATGACATGGCATCATAAAAAAGAGCATACAAGTGATGGTTGTATGAGACACCCTAGAGATTCTCCAGCATGGATTACTTTTGATCACAACCACAAGGATTTTGCCGCAGATCCACGAAATGTTAGACTTGGGTTAGCTTCTGATGGAATGAATCCTTTCAAAACATTAAGTGTTAGCCACAGTACATGGCCAGTTATTTTGATACCATATAATCTTCCACCGTGGATGTGCATGAAACAACCCAATTTCATTATGTCTTTACTCATACCCGGTCCAGATGCACCTGGAAATAATATTGACGTATATTTGAAGCCATTGATTGAAGAGCTAAAGGATTTATGGGAAATTGGAGTTGAAACTTTTGATGCATCTACCAAAAAGAACTTTAATATGCGGGCATCACTACTATGGACTATCAGTGACTTTCCAGCATATGCAAACTTATCAGGATGGAGCACAAAAGGAAAATATGCGTGCCCATCTTGTCATGAAGACACTTGCTATTTATGGTTGAAGTACAGTAAAAAACATTGTTATATGGGTCATCGACGATGGTTAGCAATCAACGACCCATTTAGAAATGATGAAAAGTCTTTTGACGGCACAAAAGAGAAAAGAATGGCTCCAACACCATTAAGTGGCTCTATGATACTCGATACACTAGCAGGCTACCAAATTAAATTTGGGAAGACAGTTGTTAATCCTCCATTGCCATATGGTTGGAAAAAAGAGAGTATATTTTTTGAATTGCCATATTGGAAAGATAATTTATTACGACACAATCTTGATGTGATGCATATTGAAAAGAATGTATGTGAAAGTTTGATTGGGACATTATTGAGTTTAGATGCAAAAAACAAAGACAATTTGAATGCGCGTCTTGATTTAAAGCATATGGGTATTAGATCTGAACTTCATCCAAAGGAGAGTGAGTCTAAGAAAACTGTCATCCCCCCTGCATGTTTTACATTAAGCAAAAACGAAAAAATTGTCTTTTGTCAATTTCTAAAGACAATCAAAGTTCCAGATGGATATGCTGCCAACATTTCTAGATGTGTTGATGTAAGGCAAAGAAAAATTTATGGGCTCAAAAGTCATGATTTTCATATTATTAAGACTCAATTACTACCACTAGCACTGAGGGGAATATCAAGTTCGCATATTCGTCAACATTTAAGTACTTTGAGCAACTATTTTCGCATGATGTATTCAAAAGTTGCTCGACCACAAGATTTTATGCAACTTGAACAACAAATACCTATCATTCTTTGTAATCTTGAAAAATTATTTCCCCCATCATTTTTTGATATCATGGTTCATTTGGTGATACACTTAGCATATGAGGCAAGAATTTCTGGACCATCAGTTTACCGTTGCATGTATCCTATTGAAag ATACTTGTCTAAGTTAAAGTCATATGTTCGGAACAAAAGCAAACCAGAAGGTTGTATTGCTAAAGGATATTTAGCTGATGACATTTTGCTCAAGATACATGGAAGGTGTGGAGACGAAATTTAA